In Paenibacillus sp. FSL M7-0420, a single genomic region encodes these proteins:
- a CDS encoding TetR/AcrR family transcriptional regulator, with the protein MVKLGNKADSSDKDTKQLILDATVALIREDGFHCITLRSIAARAETNLALVNYHYGSKEKLFGDAVKQLMATFDDAFKVLEDTSLPPKERLKLFFTRYIANLSRYPGMARQMLDQRHHIMGSHDEYAKYSKLMRIERILDALGEITGEPDRDKLMMMNMQIYGAIVFPVIMVSSLPKEREDLQQIFKLAPLEEQIDGLFEQYFHKYN; encoded by the coding sequence ATGGTTAAATTGGGCAACAAAGCTGATTCTTCAGATAAAGATACGAAGCAACTTATCCTCGATGCCACGGTTGCGCTGATCCGTGAGGACGGATTCCACTGCATTACCCTGCGCAGTATCGCGGCGAGAGCTGAGACTAATCTGGCCCTGGTGAACTACCACTATGGCTCCAAGGAGAAGCTGTTCGGCGATGCTGTGAAGCAGCTTATGGCTACCTTTGACGATGCTTTCAAGGTGCTGGAGGATACATCTTTACCGCCAAAAGAGCGCTTGAAGCTGTTCTTCACGCGGTACATTGCCAATCTCAGCCGATATCCCGGTATGGCCCGGCAGATGCTTGACCAACGGCATCATATTATGGGCTCGCATGATGAATATGCGAAATATTCCAAGCTGATGCGGATTGAACGGATTCTGGATGCTCTCGGGGAGATTACCGGCGAACCGGACCGCGATAAGCTCATGATGATGAACATGCAGATCTACGGGGCGATTGTCTTCCCGGTCATTATGGTCAGCAGTTTGCCGAAGGAACGGGAGGATCTCCAGCAGATCTTCAAGCTGGCCCCGCTGGAGGAGCAGATTGACGGATTGTTTGAGCAGTATTTTCACAAGTATAACTAA
- a CDS encoding DHA2 family efflux MFS transporter permease subunit translates to MNPNSTAAAEAPFSLRAILPSLLAIIVGMIMVILDSTAVNVAVPNLVQYFDTDLKTVQWAITGYTLALAAVIPLAGYMTDRFGSKQVFLTTIAMFVLGSVLCSVAQTSGQLVLFRVIQGLGGGMVAPIGMAMVFRLAPAERRGSIMGMLGIPMLLAPALGPILAGYLVEYVSWHWIFLINLPIGIVGIILGLKYLPVTEKKGRAHLDILGILLAPIAFSMLAYGVNQGGGESWTSTGALVGLSVGGVALVLFVIVELLQKHPLLELRVFRSSDFTRGIILSWVTQAALFGSMLFVPLYLQQIRNYTPLETGLILLPQALASGIGMPLGGRLFDRIGARPLVFVGLSIISTALFLLSGVTVDTSLPVIMLSLVMMGLGMGLSMMPLNTHVLNSAPREWVNRVTPLTAAAQQVVVSFAVAGMTGYLTSQIAVHMGAMTAGSNPLAAAVQGFGDVFFLSGCIAVAGVVLSLILRRPKTAGAAPSPEEQQTDAAMMMGH, encoded by the coding sequence ATGAATCCAAATAGCACCGCCGCCGCAGAGGCGCCGTTCTCGCTGAGAGCTATACTTCCATCGTTGCTGGCGATTATTGTCGGCATGATCATGGTTATTCTGGACAGCACCGCAGTCAATGTGGCCGTTCCGAATCTGGTGCAATATTTCGATACGGACCTGAAGACTGTTCAATGGGCGATTACCGGCTACACGCTTGCGCTCGCTGCTGTAATTCCACTGGCAGGCTATATGACCGACCGGTTCGGGTCCAAGCAGGTATTCCTAACGACCATCGCCATGTTCGTGCTTGGCTCTGTGTTATGCTCTGTAGCTCAGACTTCGGGACAGCTTGTCTTGTTCCGCGTCATTCAAGGTCTTGGCGGCGGCATGGTCGCTCCGATCGGGATGGCGATGGTCTTCAGACTCGCTCCGGCAGAGCGCAGAGGCTCGATCATGGGGATGCTCGGTATTCCAATGCTGCTGGCTCCGGCCCTTGGCCCGATCCTCGCAGGCTATCTGGTGGAGTATGTGAGCTGGCACTGGATTTTCCTGATTAACCTGCCTATCGGTATCGTGGGTATTATTCTTGGTCTTAAATACTTGCCGGTGACCGAGAAAAAGGGAAGAGCCCACCTCGATATCCTCGGAATCCTTCTGGCCCCGATTGCATTCTCCATGCTGGCCTATGGCGTTAATCAAGGCGGCGGCGAGAGCTGGACCTCCACCGGAGCGCTTGTCGGATTATCGGTCGGCGGCGTTGCACTGGTGCTGTTTGTCATTGTAGAACTGCTGCAGAAGCACCCGTTGCTGGAGCTGCGCGTCTTCCGTTCCTCGGACTTCACGCGCGGGATTATTCTGTCCTGGGTCACACAGGCCGCGTTGTTCGGCTCCATGCTGTTCGTTCCGCTGTACCTCCAGCAGATCCGCAATTACACGCCGCTGGAGACCGGGCTGATCCTGCTCCCGCAGGCGCTGGCTTCCGGGATAGGGATGCCGCTGGGCGGCCGATTGTTCGACCGGATCGGTGCGCGTCCGCTAGTATTCGTAGGTCTCAGTATTATATCGACTGCCCTGTTCCTGCTCTCCGGAGTTACAGTAGACACCAGTCTTCCTGTTATTATGCTGTCTCTGGTTATGATGGGCCTTGGCATGGGGCTGTCGATGATGCCACTCAATACCCATGTCCTGAACTCTGCGCCGCGTGAATGGGTGAACCGGGTTACCCCGCTTACCGCCGCTGCCCAGCAGGTAGTGGTGTCGTTCGCTGTTGCCGGCATGACCGGGTACCTGACCAGCCAGATTGCGGTGCATATGGGTGCGATGACGGCCGGAAGCAATCCGCTTGCCGCTGCCGTACAGGGCTTCGGGGATGTCTTCTTCCTCTCGGGCTGCATCGCCGTGGCCGGAGTGGTCCTCAGTCTGATCCTGCGCCGTCCGAAGACAGCAGGCGCTGCACCTTCTCCTGAAGAACAGCAGACAGATGCCGCGATGATGATGGGGCATTAA
- a CDS encoding DMT family transporter, with translation MKPLKAELMLIVVTLFWGSSYLFMKLGLGTMGEFNLIALRFGLAFILAGLLFRRRLRSVDARTLKYGALLGFLLLGVFTCITFGLKTTTTSNAGFLVALTVVFVPMLEVLVFRKKVAPPQIFGAVLAISGIGLLTLNGSLQIRPGDLLCILSAVFYAVQILVTGRAVKTCDSLNIGILQLGFAGGYALILSAIFETPSLPSTLPGWIAILALGIFCSACGFILQPVAQKYTSPTRTGLIFALEPVFAAFFGYLFVHEQLSLQGYTGAALVLLGILASELLGKLHMVPPARMLKKRRAHL, from the coding sequence ATGAAGCCGCTAAAGGCCGAGCTGATGCTCATTGTAGTAACCTTATTCTGGGGCTCCTCCTACCTGTTCATGAAGCTGGGACTGGGTACAATGGGAGAATTCAATCTGATCGCACTGCGCTTCGGGCTTGCGTTCATCCTGGCGGGGCTGCTGTTCCGCAGACGGCTGCGCAGTGTCGATGCCAGAACCTTGAAATACGGAGCCTTGCTCGGCTTCCTGCTGCTTGGCGTATTCACCTGCATCACCTTCGGGCTGAAGACGACCACCACCTCTAATGCCGGATTTCTGGTTGCTCTGACTGTTGTGTTCGTTCCGATGCTGGAGGTTCTGGTATTTCGAAAAAAAGTCGCACCCCCGCAGATCTTCGGAGCTGTTCTCGCCATCAGCGGCATCGGGCTGCTTACGCTGAACGGCTCGCTTCAGATCCGGCCTGGCGATCTCCTCTGCATTCTGTCCGCTGTTTTCTATGCGGTGCAGATTCTAGTGACGGGCCGGGCGGTCAAGACCTGCGATTCGCTGAATATCGGCATTCTGCAGCTCGGCTTCGCCGGGGGCTATGCCCTGATTCTATCGGCTATCTTCGAGACGCCTTCGCTCCCGTCCACCCTTCCGGGCTGGATCGCGATTCTGGCTCTGGGGATCTTTTGCAGCGCCTGCGGGTTCATCCTGCAGCCTGTGGCCCAGAAGTACACCTCACCGACCCGCACCGGTCTGATCTTCGCCCTTGAGCCGGTATTCGCTGCCTTCTTCGGCTACTTGTTCGTACACGAACAGCTTTCGCTCCAGGGCTACACCGGTGCCGCCCTTGTCCTGCTGGGCATTCTGGCCTCCGAGCTGCTGGGCAAGCTGCATATGGTTCCTCCGGCAAGGATGCTGAAGAAGCGGCGGGCGCATTTATAG
- a CDS encoding LysR family transcriptional regulator — protein MSLIKYEVFLKVVELGSLTRAAEVLGFTQSGISHTLSSLEHEFGFPLLVRSRSGVKLTVNGEQVMQPIREILNWNEQLKQQVADIHGLETGTITIGTFTSVSVHWLPDMIKQFREEYPYIEFKLMEGGYLEIEQWIEAGVVDCGFLSLPTRERFEVIPLKQDRMLAILPLDHPLSKAPHMPLAQIAYEDFIIPKPGSDYDVQRVLEKAGIKPNIKFSAGDDYAIIAMVEKGLGISILPELVTGFQHERVAMLELEERSFRSLGIAVNSMKYASPATRRFLQHVQHWSSSQGAV, from the coding sequence ATGAGCCTGATCAAGTATGAAGTGTTCCTGAAAGTGGTGGAGCTGGGCAGCCTGACGCGGGCCGCAGAGGTGCTGGGGTTCACCCAATCCGGCATCAGCCACACGCTGAGCAGCCTGGAGCATGAATTCGGCTTCCCGCTGCTCGTGCGCAGCCGTTCGGGGGTGAAGCTCACGGTGAATGGGGAGCAGGTGATGCAGCCCATCCGGGAGATCCTCAACTGGAATGAGCAGCTCAAGCAGCAGGTGGCGGATATTCACGGTCTGGAGACAGGGACAATTACGATAGGTACCTTCACGAGTGTCTCTGTCCATTGGCTGCCGGATATGATCAAGCAGTTCCGTGAGGAATATCCTTACATTGAGTTCAAGCTGATGGAGGGCGGATATCTGGAGATTGAGCAGTGGATTGAGGCTGGGGTGGTTGATTGCGGCTTCCTCTCATTGCCGACAAGGGAGCGGTTCGAAGTCATTCCGCTTAAGCAGGACCGGATGCTGGCGATTCTCCCGCTGGACCATCCGCTGAGCAAGGCCCCTCATATGCCGCTTGCCCAGATCGCCTATGAGGACTTCATTATTCCGAAGCCCGGCTCGGATTATGATGTGCAGCGTGTGCTGGAGAAGGCCGGAATTAAGCCGAACATCAAGTTCTCGGCCGGGGACGATTACGCCATTATTGCCATGGTGGAAAAAGGCCTGGGCATCAGCATCCTCCCGGAGCTGGTCACCGGGTTCCAGCATGAGCGTGTAGCTATGCTTGAGCTGGAGGAGCGGAGCTTCCGTTCCCTTGGCATCGCGGTCAACTCCATGAAATATGCTTCACCTGCCACGCGGCGGTTCTTGCAGCATGTGCAGCACTGGTCGTCTAGCCAAGGAGCCGTTTAA
- a CDS encoding transcriptional regulator, with amino-acid sequence MTIKLGIITPETHMDYFRTIEEEMRPLCQFRFLTISSFQETTDIYLKNLDAVDGFVISGRMLYESINKECLDDKVPVHILQDDENLLYRELFRLLVTEPGLDISRIYVDYAYIIESFSEFQQYLTHEGKPVDSGDLSERVETMLENHISLWEDKKIDLSITAFGHFVPELQKHGVKYILIRPTLESVKETISEIINEITILKLKNQRAVVACLSVQLAEPASEEQLQELKVLVGRFLRSVNLADTAQISDGYVRLYTTFGNFMRITSNAHNCSLLEYLEERIQGKVKIGWGSGHEYFQANVNATKAHRQAEAYTGSSSFFIDENQKVAGPMRSMNVIQFSEQGDPDILALAKTIGINNINLQKIMSYAEIMRTNKLSSEDVAECLSMTVKGANRILNKIEESKQVQTVFEKRDNSKGRPKKYYELLFLDNEGRKLSG; translated from the coding sequence ATGACAATCAAACTGGGTATTATCACGCCTGAGACCCATATGGATTATTTCCGCACCATTGAAGAAGAAATGCGGCCCTTATGCCAGTTCCGTTTTCTTACCATCAGCAGTTTCCAGGAAACAACTGACATCTATCTTAAAAACTTAGATGCGGTGGATGGATTTGTGATCAGCGGCAGGATGCTTTACGAATCCATCAATAAGGAATGCCTGGATGATAAAGTCCCTGTTCACATTTTGCAGGATGATGAGAACCTGCTGTACAGGGAGCTTTTCCGGCTGCTGGTTACAGAACCTGGACTTGATATCTCCCGGATCTATGTGGATTATGCATATATCATCGAATCCTTCAGCGAATTCCAGCAATACCTGACTCATGAGGGAAAGCCCGTTGATAGCGGAGATCTGTCCGAACGGGTGGAGACCATGCTGGAGAACCATATCAGTCTGTGGGAAGACAAGAAAATAGATCTGTCCATCACGGCCTTCGGCCACTTTGTTCCGGAACTCCAAAAGCACGGCGTCAAATATATCTTAATCCGGCCCACTTTGGAGAGCGTTAAAGAGACCATCAGCGAGATCATCAACGAGATTACCATCCTCAAGCTTAAGAACCAGCGGGCAGTGGTAGCATGTTTATCGGTTCAATTGGCTGAGCCGGCATCTGAAGAGCAGCTTCAAGAGCTGAAAGTCCTTGTCGGCAGGTTTCTGCGCAGCGTGAATCTGGCAGACACGGCCCAAATCTCAGATGGCTATGTCAGACTGTACACCACCTTCGGCAATTTCATGAGAATCACCTCTAACGCTCATAACTGTTCCCTGCTGGAGTATCTGGAGGAGCGTATACAGGGCAAGGTAAAGATCGGCTGGGGCTCGGGGCATGAATATTTTCAAGCGAACGTCAACGCCACCAAGGCTCACAGACAGGCGGAAGCCTATACAGGCAGCAGCAGCTTTTTTATAGACGAGAATCAGAAGGTTGCCGGCCCCATGCGGAGCATGAATGTCATCCAGTTCTCCGAACAGGGGGACCCGGACATCCTCGCGTTAGCCAAAACCATCGGAATCAACAACATCAATTTGCAGAAAATCATGTCCTACGCAGAAATCATGCGAACCAATAAATTATCCTCTGAGGATGTTGCAGAGTGCCTGTCCATGACCGTCAAAGGTGCAAACCGAATCCTTAACAAAATTGAAGAAAGCAAACAAGTACAAACAGTATTTGAAAAAAGAGACAACAGTAAGGGGCGGCCCAAAAAATACTACGAGCTGTTGTTTCTCGACAATGAAGGGCGCAAATTAAGCGGGTGA
- a CDS encoding M20 metallopeptidase family protein, translated as MIEKAGDLMSMAQQLQDKMVTYRHHLHAIPELDLSLPRTTAYVKEALESMGLKPAPVGESGLTVTIGGQQGGKVVLIRADMDALPISEETELAYASLNGNMHACGHDMHTSMLLGAAEILKAGEAQLRGTVKLMFQPGEETLHGAKMMLESGILDNPKVDAAMMLHVLTGMPLPLGQFVVPEEGGAISASSDWFEIIIRGRGSHGAMPEAAVDPLNVAAHLHLALQGILSREVSPIDNAVLTIGVMEGGTTNNVIPDTARLKGSVRTFDAALREKVEARIRAITAGIGETFQAKMEVIYTRGCPEVKTDGGLNEQMRASIANTFGDGSYIGITELVPGGKLMGSEDFAFVSQAVPSTTVFLNAGNIEDGYSYPVHHPKTMFADEVLHRGAAAYAAFARDWLESNR; from the coding sequence GTGATTGAAAAAGCTGGAGACTTAATGAGTATGGCCCAGCAGTTGCAGGACAAAATGGTCACGTACAGGCATCATCTTCATGCGATTCCGGAGCTTGATCTAAGTTTGCCCAGGACAACGGCCTACGTGAAAGAGGCGCTGGAGTCTATGGGACTTAAGCCCGCTCCCGTAGGGGAATCTGGTCTAACCGTTACCATTGGCGGACAGCAAGGCGGGAAGGTGGTGCTGATCCGTGCGGATATGGACGCTTTGCCCATTTCAGAGGAAACAGAGCTTGCTTACGCGTCGTTGAACGGGAACATGCACGCCTGCGGCCATGATATGCATACCTCCATGCTGCTGGGAGCCGCAGAGATCCTGAAGGCGGGCGAAGCGCAGCTTCGCGGGACGGTCAAGCTTATGTTTCAGCCTGGTGAAGAGACGCTGCATGGGGCCAAAATGATGCTTGAAAGCGGGATTCTCGACAATCCCAAGGTGGACGCCGCCATGATGCTTCACGTATTGACCGGAATGCCGCTGCCTCTCGGACAATTTGTAGTACCTGAGGAAGGCGGAGCGATTTCAGCTTCCTCGGATTGGTTCGAAATCATCATCCGGGGGAGGGGCTCACATGGCGCTATGCCCGAGGCCGCAGTGGACCCCTTAAATGTAGCGGCTCATCTTCATCTGGCGCTGCAGGGTATTCTTAGCCGGGAAGTTTCACCTATTGATAATGCAGTGCTTACCATTGGGGTGATGGAAGGCGGAACTACGAACAACGTGATTCCCGATACGGCCAGATTGAAAGGAAGCGTGCGCACATTTGACGCAGCATTGCGGGAGAAAGTGGAAGCCCGCATCCGCGCAATTACCGCAGGTATTGGAGAAACTTTTCAGGCAAAAATGGAAGTGATCTATACGCGGGGTTGTCCTGAGGTGAAAACGGATGGCGGACTTAATGAGCAAATGAGGGCTTCGATTGCAAATACCTTTGGCGACGGCTCCTATATCGGTATAACTGAGCTGGTACCCGGCGGGAAATTAATGGGCTCGGAAGACTTCGCCTTTGTCTCACAGGCGGTGCCAAGTACCACAGTGTTTCTTAACGCAGGCAATATCGAAGATGGGTATAGTTACCCTGTACACCATCCAAAGACGATGTTCGCGGATGAGGTGCTTCATAGAGGGGCTGCGGCTTATGCAGCTTTTGCCAGAGACTGGCTTGAAAGTAACAGATAA
- a CDS encoding enoyl-CoA hydratase/isomerase family protein: MTERRMIGPTKFEEYSEKYKEFLLMTRRDGILEVRLHTDGGSYTHNWEAHTAWSHAWSDIGRDPENEVMIITGTGDKWLIGDPEVWNTKFMDWPKQKKLEQYHESLRLLENLIFCIDIPTIGAVNGPGTHCELATLCDITICTEDADFFDPHYLGGTPPGDGMLLTLQSMIGFKKAAYYAYTGKNINGQTALDLGIVSEVLPREKLLPRAWELAEMIMQAPRSTRHLSHSIISRPWKQALVADQGFQLAHQMYDMAIDEEGALERLKKMQGRLMGNDVQ; encoded by the coding sequence ATGACAGAGAGACGTATGATTGGACCGACCAAATTTGAAGAGTACTCGGAGAAATACAAGGAATTCCTGTTAATGACCCGCCGTGACGGAATCCTTGAAGTGCGTCTTCACACCGACGGAGGATCGTACACGCACAATTGGGAAGCTCATACCGCCTGGTCTCATGCCTGGTCAGATATTGGCCGTGACCCTGAGAACGAAGTTATGATTATTACGGGAACCGGGGATAAATGGCTGATTGGCGACCCTGAGGTCTGGAATACGAAATTCATGGATTGGCCGAAGCAAAAGAAGCTCGAACAGTATCATGAATCGCTGAGACTGCTTGAAAATCTGATTTTCTGCATTGACATTCCGACGATCGGGGCGGTTAACGGGCCAGGAACGCACTGTGAACTCGCAACGCTCTGTGATATTACCATTTGTACGGAAGACGCGGACTTTTTCGATCCGCATTATCTGGGAGGCACGCCTCCGGGAGATGGAATGCTGCTCACACTGCAGAGCATGATCGGGTTCAAAAAAGCAGCCTACTACGCCTACACCGGCAAGAATATCAATGGTCAGACCGCATTGGACCTGGGTATCGTCAGTGAAGTGCTGCCCCGCGAAAAGCTTCTTCCGCGCGCTTGGGAGCTCGCGGAGATGATCATGCAGGCACCGCGTTCAACGAGACATCTGTCTCACTCCATCATCTCCCGGCCATGGAAGCAGGCTCTGGTCGCCGATCAGGGATTCCAGCTGGCCCACCAGATGTACGACATGGCCATTGATGAAGAAGGAGCGCTGGAGCGGCTGAAGAAAATGCAGGGACGCCTGATGGGCAATGATGTTCAATAG
- a CDS encoding enoyl-CoA hydratase/isomerase family protein, translated as MMFNRKMTGPTRLEEYSEKYKDLFLMTRRGGILEVRMHTDGGPLHFDWPVQAAYGQVWSDIGRDPENEVMILTGTGELWQTGNPEVWTTKFMDWPNRRKLEMYHESLRMIENMVHCLDIPTIGAINGTGAHWQLGTLCDITLCAEDTVFFDAHYLGGVPPGDGIVLALQRILGTKKAAYYAYTGMNITAEEALDLGLVSEVLPREQLFPRAWELAEMIMQAPRSTRHLTHSIVAHPWKQALAENQGLQLTHQLVDMAIDEEGIHERLMKLKDRFQRKDN; from the coding sequence ATGATGTTCAATAGAAAGATGACGGGACCTACCCGGCTCGAAGAGTATTCTGAGAAGTACAAGGACTTATTCCTCATGACCCGCCGCGGCGGCATCCTCGAAGTACGTATGCACACTGACGGGGGACCTTTACATTTCGACTGGCCGGTCCAAGCGGCATATGGTCAGGTATGGTCAGATATTGGCCGTGATCCTGAGAATGAGGTCATGATCCTTACAGGGACAGGAGAGCTGTGGCAGACAGGCAATCCTGAAGTCTGGACCACTAAATTCATGGATTGGCCGAACCGCCGGAAGCTGGAGATGTATCATGAATCGCTCCGAATGATTGAAAATATGGTTCATTGCCTGGATATCCCCACGATTGGGGCGATCAATGGCACAGGCGCGCACTGGCAATTGGGAACGCTTTGTGATATTACCCTTTGTGCTGAGGACACCGTGTTCTTCGATGCCCATTATCTGGGCGGTGTTCCGCCTGGAGACGGAATCGTCCTGGCACTTCAAAGGATATTGGGAACCAAGAAAGCGGCATACTATGCATACACGGGGATGAACATTACTGCAGAGGAGGCACTAGACCTCGGTCTGGTCAGTGAGGTATTGCCTCGTGAACAGCTCTTTCCACGGGCGTGGGAGCTGGCAGAGATGATTATGCAGGCCCCCCGCTCTACGAGGCATCTTACGCATTCGATTGTGGCGCATCCGTGGAAACAAGCTTTGGCAGAGAATCAGGGGCTTCAGCTTACTCACCAATTGGTTGATATGGCGATTGATGAAGAGGGAATTCACGAGCGGCTGATGAAGCTTAAGGATCGTTTTCAGAGGAAAGACAACTGA
- a CDS encoding L-serine ammonia-lyase — protein sequence MRSLTELFKIGSGPSSSHTMGPEKAAGIFKAENEDADQFKALIYGSLAKTGKGHMTDKAIIRALYPVRTEVQFVPQPDFDLPHPNTMDLFAYQDGQQTASMRVASIGGGEIVIDGREETRGPDVYPENSFAEISAYCKANHIQLSDYVEQREGIQIWDFLQGIWEAMKRSIDEGLSVTGILEGGLNVERKAKYLYHQGTVDESPETRENRIVSAYAFAVNEQNAAAGTVVTAPTCGACGVVPASLRYMQEKLQVPDEQILRALAVGGLIGNLVKQNASISGAQCGCQAEVGTACSMAAAALAELSGMEIDQIEYAAEVAMEHHLGLTCDPINGLVQIPCIERNAVGAMRAINALSLAKFLSGSRKISFDLVVQTMYETGLDMNSRYRETSEGGLAKFYNMGS from the coding sequence ATGAGATCGTTGACTGAGCTATTTAAGATTGGCAGCGGACCGTCGAGCTCCCACACCATGGGGCCGGAGAAGGCGGCCGGAATCTTCAAAGCAGAAAATGAAGACGCAGACCAGTTCAAGGCACTGATCTATGGTTCCCTTGCCAAAACAGGTAAAGGCCATATGACGGACAAGGCTATTATCCGGGCACTCTATCCCGTCCGGACGGAGGTTCAATTTGTTCCACAGCCTGACTTTGATCTGCCTCATCCCAATACCATGGACTTGTTTGCTTACCAAGACGGTCAGCAAACAGCCTCCATGCGTGTTGCCAGTATCGGCGGCGGGGAGATCGTGATTGATGGGCGGGAGGAGACGCGGGGACCTGATGTCTACCCGGAGAACAGCTTTGCCGAGATCAGTGCCTATTGTAAAGCGAATCATATTCAGCTAAGCGATTACGTCGAGCAGCGTGAAGGCATACAGATCTGGGATTTCCTCCAAGGCATCTGGGAAGCGATGAAGCGTTCGATCGACGAGGGGCTATCCGTCACAGGTATTCTGGAAGGCGGGCTTAATGTCGAACGCAAGGCGAAATATCTGTATCATCAGGGGACTGTGGATGAGAGCCCGGAGACGCGTGAGAACCGGATCGTCAGCGCGTACGCTTTTGCCGTCAACGAACAGAATGCGGCTGCCGGTACAGTCGTAACGGCTCCAACCTGCGGGGCCTGCGGTGTTGTACCCGCCTCGCTCCGTTATATGCAGGAGAAGCTGCAGGTCCCGGACGAACAGATTCTCCGGGCGCTGGCGGTCGGCGGGCTCATCGGTAATCTGGTCAAGCAGAACGCCTCGATCAGCGGCGCTCAGTGCGGCTGCCAGGCGGAGGTGGGCACGGCTTGCTCTATGGCTGCGGCTGCACTCGCCGAACTGTCGGGTATGGAGATCGACCAGATTGAGTATGCGGCGGAGGTGGCCATGGAGCACCACTTGGGGTTAACCTGTGATCCGATTAACGGACTGGTTCAGATCCCTTGTATTGAGCGGAATGCTGTGGGTGCGATGCGGGCGATCAATGCGCTGAGTCTGGCGAAGTTCTTGTCCGGTTCCCGTAAAATATCCTTTGATCTGGTTGTACAGACCATGTATGAGACAGGCCTGGACATGAACAGCAGGTACCGCGAAACTTCAGAGGGCGGGCTCGCTAAGTTCTACAACATGGGCAGTTAA
- a CDS encoding Gfo/Idh/MocA family protein has translation MKQLRIGMIGYKFMGKAHSNAYRSLPMFFPKAVKPQMSVICGRNEEAVTEAAAQLGWSESVTDWKELIARSDIDLVDINAPSNAHKEIALAAAAAGKHIFCEKPLALNLEDSREMLEAAEKAGIAHMIGFNYRFSPAVRLAKRLIDSGRLGTIYHFRAWFLQDWILDPEFPLVWRLQKEVAGSGSHGDLGAHLIDLAHFLVGDVEEVIGMSETFVKERPLATEMTGLSAKAGKDAPRGPVTVDDATLFLARFSSGALGSFEATRFAAGHRSTNSFEINGSLGSVKFDFERMNELEVYLTSDDEDVQGFRRVLATDPAHDYADAWWPPGHTIGFEHTFIHEMLELSNAIEEGRQPEPNFNDGVKCQAVLEAVERSIEQRRWVPISEM, from the coding sequence ATGAAACAGCTACGCATTGGAATGATAGGTTATAAATTCATGGGCAAGGCCCACAGCAACGCTTACCGCAGTCTGCCGATGTTCTTCCCCAAGGCAGTTAAGCCGCAAATGTCGGTCATCTGCGGACGCAATGAGGAAGCGGTTACAGAGGCTGCAGCACAGCTTGGCTGGTCGGAGAGTGTGACCGACTGGAAAGAGCTGATTGCCCGCAGCGATATTGATCTGGTCGATATTAATGCGCCAAGTAATGCCCATAAAGAGATTGCACTTGCGGCTGCGGCCGCAGGCAAGCATATCTTCTGCGAGAAGCCGCTGGCGCTGAATCTGGAGGATTCCCGCGAGATGCTGGAGGCTGCTGAAAAGGCGGGAATTGCGCATATGATTGGCTTCAACTACCGTTTCTCCCCGGCGGTGCGGCTGGCGAAGCGTCTGATTGATAGCGGCCGCCTGGGCACCATCTATCATTTCCGCGCATGGTTCCTGCAGGACTGGATTCTCGATCCGGAATTTCCGCTGGTCTGGCGGCTCCAGAAGGAGGTTGCCGGATCGGGATCGCATGGTGATCTGGGGGCGCATCTGATTGACCTGGCCCATTTCCTCGTAGGGGATGTGGAGGAGGTTATCGGGATGAGCGAGACCTTCGTCAAGGAGCGGCCACTGGCTACGGAGATGACTGGTCTGAGTGCCAAGGCAGGCAAGGATGCGCCGCGCGGTCCGGTAACCGTAGACGATGCAACGCTGTTCCTGGCCCGCTTCAGCAGCGGTGCGCTGGGCAGCTTCGAGGCGACACGCTTCGCAGCTGGACACCGCTCGACCAATTCCTTCGAGATCAATGGCAGCCTGGGCAGTGTGAAGTTCGACTTTGAACGGATGAACGAGCTGGAAGTCTACCTGACCTCGGACGACGAGGATGTGCAGGGCTTCCGCCGCGTACTTGCCACCGATCCGGCGCATGACTATGCAGACGCCTGGTGGCCGCCGGGCCACACCATCGGATTCGAGCATACCTTCATTCATGAGATGCTGGAGCTGTCGAATGCCATTGAGGAAGGCCGTCAGCCGGAGCCGAACTTCAACGACGGCGTGAAATGCCAGGCGGTGCTTGAAGCGGTCGAGCGTTCGATTGAGCAGCGGCGCTGGGTTCCGATATCAGAGATGTAA